ACGCGAGCCGCCCCGAAAACGCGACCACCACGGCCGCGCCTTGTGGATTCGTCGCCACGTGATGCAGCGACATCATCGAGCCCTGCGAGAAGCCCACTAGCGCCAGTTGCCCATAGCCGAGGCCGTGATGCGCAAGCTCGGCGTCGAGCATCTTGTGCAGCGCGGGCCAAGCAGCTGCGACGCGTCCCGTACGGTTCTGCTCGTCGACATTGCGCAGGCTGAACCACTGACGCCCGCCGAAGCCGCCGTCGAACGGCTCGCTGCCGTCTAGCGACGTGAACGCAGTTTGCGGCAGCGCTTCGCGCCAGATGTCCGCGAGCGGCACGAGGTCCTGAGCATTGCTGCCGACGCCATGCAGCAGCACGACCAGCGAAGTCGCGGGTCCCGCGGCGGGTGCGAGCCGCCAGCCGTTGTCGAATTGTTCCCAGGCCATCGCC
The Paraburkholderia terrae genome window above contains:
- a CDS encoding alpha/beta hydrolase, with protein sequence MAWEQFDNGWRLAPAAGPATSLVVLLHGVGSNAQDLVPLADIWREALPQTAFTSLDGSEPFDGGFGGRQWFSLRNVDEQNRTGRVAAAWPALHKMLDAELAHHGLGYGQLALVGFSQGSMMSLHHVATNPQGAAVVVAFSGRLASPVTAKSATPVTLIHGEDDAVISVDETERAAIALHDAGFDVEAFALPGVGHTISGEGVALSREALVRALAPLARS